One region of Polynucleobacter paneuropaeus genomic DNA includes:
- the hemA gene encoding glutamyl-tRNA reductase encodes MKLLTLGINHHTAPVAIREKVAFDPEFLQEALHNLRQHLVGANQAGLPEATILSTCNRTEVYCAANDSNAANLLHEATFDWLAKTQRLAPSSLKPHIYSLPQSEAVRHTFRVACGLDSMVIGETQILGQMKDAVRTASDAGVLGTYLNQLFQKTFSVAKEVRGSTEIGAHSISMAAAAVRLSERIFESIQDQRVLFIGAGEMINLCATHFVAHKPKNVAIANRTIERGEELAGSIANQNIEAESFKLSELPQRLHEFDIVVSSTASSLPIIGLGLVESALKHRRHKPMVMIDLAVPRDFEPEIARLNDVYLYTVDDLGMMIQTGASLRQAAVSQAEAIIEDRVGNFMHWMQGRNAVPIIQDIQQQGEQLRQLELERAMKRLMRGDDPQEVLQAMAQGLTNKFLHGSLNALQHSNGAERDALIKLLPKLFALQTKPEDQ; translated from the coding sequence ATGAAGTTGTTGACACTCGGCATCAATCATCACACAGCGCCGGTCGCCATTCGGGAAAAAGTCGCCTTTGACCCTGAATTTCTTCAAGAAGCGTTGCATAACCTTCGCCAACATCTCGTTGGCGCGAATCAGGCTGGGCTGCCCGAAGCTACCATTCTGTCGACCTGTAATCGCACTGAAGTCTATTGTGCTGCGAATGATTCTAATGCTGCCAATCTTTTGCATGAAGCAACTTTTGATTGGTTAGCCAAAACCCAGCGCCTCGCCCCCAGCAGCTTAAAACCCCATATTTATTCTTTGCCACAATCCGAAGCAGTAAGACATACTTTTAGAGTGGCTTGCGGACTTGACTCTATGGTGATTGGGGAAACCCAAATCTTGGGGCAAATGAAAGATGCAGTTCGTACGGCGAGTGATGCCGGAGTATTGGGTACTTACCTAAATCAACTCTTTCAGAAAACCTTTTCCGTCGCAAAAGAAGTGCGCGGCTCAACTGAAATTGGTGCGCACTCGATTTCGATGGCAGCTGCAGCGGTGCGTTTGTCAGAGCGAATTTTTGAATCCATTCAAGATCAGCGCGTGCTATTTATTGGTGCTGGTGAAATGATCAATTTATGCGCCACCCACTTTGTTGCTCACAAGCCTAAGAACGTTGCCATTGCTAATCGCACCATTGAACGTGGCGAAGAATTAGCGGGCTCGATTGCCAATCAAAATATAGAAGCAGAATCTTTCAAACTTTCTGAGCTGCCCCAACGCCTTCATGAGTTTGACATTGTCGTCTCGAGTACTGCCTCCTCCTTGCCCATTATTGGTTTAGGCCTTGTCGAAAGTGCCCTTAAGCATCGACGCCATAAGCCGATGGTCATGATTGACTTGGCAGTGCCACGAGATTTCGAGCCCGAGATTGCCCGTCTCAATGACGTGTATTTATATACCGTCGATGACCTAGGGATGATGATTCAGACTGGCGCCTCTTTGCGTCAAGCAGCAGTGAGTCAAGCAGAAGCAATTATTGAAGATCGTGTGGGCAATTTTATGCATTGGATGCAAGGCCGCAATGCTGTCCCAATCATTCAAGATATCCAGCAGCAAGGTGAACAACTGCGTCAACTGGAACTAGAGCGTGCCATGAAACGCCTGATGCGTGGTGACGACCCTCAGGAAGTCTTGCAGGCAATGGCACAAGGCCTAACTAACAAATTTTTACATGGCTCATTAAATGCCTTGCAGCACTCAAATGGGGCTGAACGTGACGCCCTCATTAAACTCCTCCCAAAATTATTTGCCTTACAGACTAAGCCAGAAGATCAATAA
- a CDS encoding type II toxin-antitoxin system PemK/MazF family toxin: MKRGSLVTIAMQGDFGKPRPALVIQSDVFNEVHSTVTVLLVSGEKVDAPLFRLDVLPSPENGLTKLSQIQVDKIMSVRSEKIGSKIGQLDDAEMLRVNRALGLWLGLG, from the coding sequence ATGAAGCGAGGCAGTCTTGTAACCATTGCAATGCAGGGTGATTTTGGTAAACCCCGGCCAGCGCTTGTAATCCAATCTGATGTGTTTAACGAGGTCCACTCTACCGTAACAGTTCTACTCGTATCCGGTGAGAAAGTTGACGCTCCGCTATTTAGGCTTGATGTCCTTCCCAGCCCAGAAAATGGACTTACCAAACTCTCTCAGATCCAAGTGGACAAAATTATGTCCGTGCGAAGTGAAAAGATAGGGTCAAAAATTGGGCAACTTGATGACGCTGAAATGCTCAGGGTCAATCGTGCTTTGGGTTTATGGCTTGGTCTGGGCTAG
- a CDS encoding antitoxin MazE family protein has product MGSSTAIRVQKHRVSLRNAGLRPIQLWVPDTRVPGFKKECARQSSLAAMTDRADQDLMSFLDDALNDLGGE; this is encoded by the coding sequence ATGGGCTCAAGCACCGCAATTCGAGTACAAAAACATCGGGTTTCGCTTCGAAATGCGGGTCTAAGGCCGATCCAACTCTGGGTTCCGGATACTCGGGTTCCGGGATTTAAGAAAGAATGTGCTCGTCAATCTTCCTTGGCGGCAATGACTGATCGGGCGGATCAGGATTTAATGTCCTTCCTTGATGATGCCCTGAATGATTTAGGCGGCGAATGA
- a CDS encoding uracil-DNA glycosylase — translation MLISQEDIPKDWQTLLGDYFASSAWLALQASLRSELQTHPELVRPEAKNFFNALRLTPVDQVKVVILGQDPYHSPGLAQGLAFSIPSDVPTNSRAFPSSLRNIRKALALEGFGNLPHGDLHHWASQGVLLLNTALSVKLGEAGSHANIGWSSLVNQLICALAMQKPHLVWMLWGGHAQSKLSLIEKGQDQLILRSSHPSGLGVFKTDRPFLKPGGQESCGHFTKANQWLLAHDQSKINWV, via the coding sequence ATGCTGATTTCACAAGAAGATATTCCCAAGGATTGGCAGACATTGCTTGGCGATTATTTTGCTTCATCAGCATGGCTTGCTTTACAAGCCAGCCTTCGGTCTGAACTGCAAACCCATCCAGAATTAGTTCGGCCAGAAGCCAAGAATTTTTTTAATGCTTTGCGTTTGACGCCGGTTGATCAAGTTAAGGTCGTTATTTTGGGGCAAGACCCCTATCACTCCCCAGGCCTCGCTCAAGGTTTAGCTTTTTCTATTCCATCTGATGTCCCCACGAACTCTAGAGCGTTTCCAAGCTCACTTCGAAATATTCGTAAAGCACTTGCTCTCGAAGGTTTTGGAAATTTGCCGCATGGTGATTTGCATCATTGGGCCTCTCAAGGCGTCCTATTACTGAATACAGCCCTCAGTGTGAAATTAGGTGAAGCCGGCAGTCATGCCAACATAGGATGGAGCTCTTTGGTTAATCAACTCATTTGTGCTTTAGCTATGCAAAAGCCCCACTTGGTTTGGATGCTTTGGGGCGGCCACGCACAGTCAAAACTCAGCCTGATTGAAAAAGGTCAAGATCAATTGATCTTGCGTTCATCTCACCCCTCAGGGCTTGGGGTCTTTAAAACCGATCGCCCCTTTTTAAAACCGGGCGGTCAAGAGAGTTGTGGGCACTTCACAAAAGCCAATCAGTGGCTCTTGGCGCATGATCAATCCAAGATTAATTGGGTGTAG
- a CDS encoding M61 family metallopeptidase has translation MNPIISQDYPAIEYTIWPADLHGHRFQVKLRIENPDPAGQALQMPSWIPGSYLIRDFSKHIETIAAHSLKQPDQKLELERINNDQWRLPRIDGPVEVLATIYAFDSSVRAAYLDTERAFLNATSLCLSVCGQENIPCALVLVPPKAADAEFWSVQTTLRSAKIDSKGFGFYLAENYADLIDHPVAMGQFQLVEWKSQGVAHSMAIQGCIHPIQVKRLAEDLEAICSSTIALFEPKSKRAPFNRYLFLVNAVVSGYGGLEHRNSTALLCRRDQVPQAEVAFDEKAYQEFLGLCSHEYFHAWLVKRIQAKAFQPYRLNRRNHTRLLWLFEGFTSYYDDLQLFRSKRIDLKTYLGIIADNWNAILRSPGRNKQSLADSSFDAWTKYYQADENTPNSVVSYYGKGALLALGLDLQIRNFTKGRKSLDDLMRLIWQEHGLTMNGIEENGLDTLISRLLGSGFQKIWSQFKTEYIFGTADLPLEKWFNPRLIKVSSKSLAKLEMVKLAFGIRYTDDKGWLKLTHVLDGGVAQAAGLAPGDLISSINGQRVTSSRWDKVLTSLTMDHDCIVCFYRQDLEHERMVNLNVHQTPKQYQLSVV, from the coding sequence ATGAATCCCATCATTTCTCAAGATTACCCAGCAATCGAGTACACGATCTGGCCAGCAGACCTTCATGGTCATCGCTTCCAAGTCAAACTTCGGATTGAGAACCCTGATCCTGCTGGACAAGCCTTACAAATGCCCAGCTGGATCCCAGGTAGCTATTTGATACGAGACTTTAGTAAACATATTGAGACTATTGCGGCCCACTCATTAAAGCAGCCTGATCAGAAGCTTGAGCTTGAGCGCATTAATAACGATCAGTGGCGCCTGCCCCGTATTGATGGTCCAGTGGAGGTATTGGCTACGATATATGCCTTCGACTCATCCGTTCGTGCCGCTTATCTAGATACCGAACGTGCATTTTTGAATGCGACAAGTTTGTGTTTAAGTGTGTGTGGACAGGAAAATATTCCATGTGCCTTGGTACTTGTTCCACCAAAGGCTGCAGATGCAGAGTTTTGGTCTGTTCAAACCACCCTGCGGTCCGCCAAAATTGATTCAAAAGGCTTTGGTTTTTACCTTGCTGAAAATTATGCAGACTTGATCGATCATCCAGTTGCAATGGGCCAGTTTCAGTTAGTCGAGTGGAAGTCTCAGGGTGTAGCGCATAGCATGGCTATTCAGGGATGCATTCACCCAATTCAGGTGAAACGTTTAGCAGAAGATTTGGAGGCAATTTGCTCTTCAACCATTGCGCTCTTTGAACCTAAAAGTAAACGCGCTCCGTTTAACCGTTATTTATTTTTAGTCAACGCTGTAGTGAGTGGCTACGGCGGTCTAGAGCACCGCAATAGTACCGCTTTGCTTTGTCGAAGAGACCAAGTTCCCCAAGCAGAAGTAGCTTTTGATGAAAAAGCATATCAAGAATTTTTAGGGCTCTGCAGTCACGAATATTTTCATGCTTGGTTAGTTAAACGCATTCAAGCTAAGGCATTCCAGCCTTACCGTTTAAATCGCAGAAATCACACGCGCTTACTTTGGTTATTCGAAGGCTTTACTAGCTATTACGATGACCTGCAACTCTTTCGCAGTAAACGCATTGATTTAAAAACGTATCTGGGTATTATTGCTGATAACTGGAACGCCATCTTACGTAGTCCAGGAAGAAATAAACAAAGTCTCGCTGATAGCTCTTTTGATGCGTGGACTAAGTATTACCAGGCTGATGAAAATACTCCTAATAGCGTAGTCAGTTACTACGGTAAGGGCGCCCTCTTAGCATTGGGACTTGATCTCCAAATTCGGAATTTCACAAAAGGCCGCAAGTCACTAGATGATCTCATGCGCTTGATATGGCAAGAGCATGGTTTAACCATGAATGGTATTGAAGAAAATGGCCTTGATACACTCATCTCTCGATTATTAGGCAGTGGCTTTCAGAAAATTTGGTCTCAATTTAAAACAGAATATATCTTTGGTACTGCAGATCTACCTTTAGAGAAATGGTTTAACCCTCGCTTGATTAAAGTGAGCTCTAAATCACTAGCCAAGCTGGAGATGGTGAAGCTGGCTTTCGGTATTCGATATACGGACGATAAGGGCTGGCTAAAATTAACTCATGTGCTTGATGGTGGTGTAGCCCAGGCAGCGGGGTTAGCACCCGGTGACTTGATCTCTAGCATCAACGGTCAGCGCGTGACGAGCTCTCGTTGGGATAAAGTCCTAACGAGCCTAACGATGGATCATGACTGCATAGTCTGCTTTTATCGACAAGATCTTGAGCATGAACGCATGGTCAATCTCAACGTTCATCAAACTCCAAAGCAATACCAGCTCTCAGTTGTCTGA
- a CDS encoding DsbC family protein, with protein MNKLLNFFLCITLSLGFASLVSAQTEQKIKAELQGKLGSNTKIKSVTVSTIAGIYEVQVGNDVFYTDVNSKYLLQGEIIEVATGKNITEQRQNDLNRIKWADLPSANAIKIVHGNGSRQLAIFADPNCGYCKRLEKSLQQLDNVTIYTYLIPILSADSVQKSKQIWCASDPSKTYVDWMINGTPITGKNDCNTVAIDKNLSLAKTLGITGTPTIFFVDGSRFPGAAQLTDIEKKFSSLK; from the coding sequence TTGAATAAATTATTGAATTTTTTTCTATGCATTACTTTGAGTCTAGGTTTTGCAAGCCTTGTATCAGCTCAGACTGAACAGAAAATCAAAGCTGAGCTCCAAGGTAAATTAGGTAGCAATACCAAGATTAAATCTGTCACAGTATCTACCATTGCAGGAATCTACGAAGTTCAAGTAGGCAACGATGTGTTCTATACCGATGTCAATAGTAAATATCTTCTTCAGGGAGAGATCATTGAAGTCGCCACCGGTAAAAATATTACCGAGCAACGCCAAAATGATCTGAATCGAATTAAATGGGCTGATTTACCAAGCGCCAACGCAATCAAGATAGTTCATGGCAACGGTAGTCGCCAACTGGCCATCTTTGCGGATCCTAACTGTGGATATTGCAAGCGTTTAGAAAAATCCTTGCAGCAACTTGATAACGTCACAATCTATACCTATCTCATTCCGATTTTGTCTGCAGACTCTGTACAAAAATCTAAGCAAATTTGGTGCGCTAGCGATCCAAGCAAAACTTATGTCGATTGGATGATCAATGGCACACCCATCACCGGTAAAAATGATTGCAATACTGTGGCAATTGATAAAAATCTAAGTCTAGCAAAAACTTTGGGTATTACTGGCACACCCACCATCTTCTTTGTGGATGGCAGTCGCTTTCCTGGTGCGGCACAGTTGACTGATATCGAGAAAAAATTCAGCAGCCTGAAATAA
- a CDS encoding FAD-dependent monooxygenase: MSEVHQNQAFANTAKPQDARSIDVAVIGGGIVGKAVALGLAQLGLQTLEIAPGLDQAISTPTGSEWGQRIYAFSPGTITLLKRLQVWDAVDHKRLQVVKDMRIYGDRSEPTDQLHLSAFEAGISELAWIGESDLIEHTLDTATRFQNKLERLSTSIKAISVDPNGAHLELENGKPMTAKLVIAADGANSFIRSSIGIEIEEESYEQTAVVVNWQCAQSHLQTAYQWFLPGGDIIAMLPLPNQQVSMVWSTSNAHAGHLLKLSQSEWTKQFGEIADGAILQQLGGLTLHSQPTSFPLRKMRSERFIGPASDPKVVLLGDAAHVIHPLAGQGLNLGLRDVAALLNVLGKRESFRSINDLTLLRRYERERQGDTSALLWVTDKLKKLFSGASNVERFARNFGLGLVNKSHFLKQRLIQQALGDNNLE, translated from the coding sequence ATGTCAGAAGTTCATCAAAATCAGGCTTTCGCCAACACTGCCAAACCCCAAGACGCTAGATCAATTGATGTAGCCGTGATCGGTGGCGGGATTGTAGGCAAAGCAGTGGCGCTAGGGCTTGCCCAGCTTGGACTTCAAACCCTAGAAATCGCTCCGGGACTAGATCAGGCAATTAGCACTCCCACAGGCAGTGAATGGGGGCAGCGAATTTACGCCTTTTCTCCAGGAACCATCACGCTACTCAAGCGCCTGCAAGTCTGGGATGCCGTAGATCATAAACGCCTTCAAGTTGTCAAAGATATGCGCATTTATGGTGATCGGAGTGAGCCTACAGATCAACTCCACTTATCCGCCTTCGAGGCAGGCATTTCTGAATTGGCGTGGATTGGTGAGTCTGATTTGATCGAACACACGCTCGATACCGCTACTCGCTTTCAGAACAAATTGGAGCGCTTAAGTACCAGCATTAAAGCAATCAGCGTCGATCCAAATGGCGCTCATCTCGAACTTGAAAATGGTAAACCGATGACTGCCAAACTTGTGATTGCAGCAGATGGCGCCAATTCTTTTATTCGCTCGTCAATCGGGATTGAGATTGAAGAAGAAAGCTACGAGCAAACTGCAGTGGTGGTGAATTGGCAGTGCGCCCAATCCCATTTACAAACTGCATATCAATGGTTTCTTCCGGGGGGTGACATCATTGCAATGCTGCCCTTACCAAATCAACAAGTTTCGATGGTCTGGTCTACCTCAAACGCTCATGCAGGACATTTACTTAAGCTCAGTCAATCTGAATGGACCAAACAGTTTGGTGAAATAGCCGACGGGGCTATTCTTCAACAACTCGGCGGGTTAACACTGCACTCTCAACCAACGAGCTTCCCTTTACGTAAAATGCGTTCTGAACGCTTTATTGGACCAGCATCAGATCCAAAAGTTGTTCTACTAGGAGATGCTGCACATGTGATCCATCCTTTAGCTGGCCAAGGACTCAACCTAGGACTGCGCGATGTTGCTGCGCTTTTAAATGTTTTGGGTAAACGTGAGAGCTTTCGCTCCATTAATGATTTAACTTTACTGCGCCGTTACGAACGAGAACGTCAAGGCGATACGAGCGCATTACTCTGGGTTACCGATAAATTAAAAAAATTATTTTCTGGTGCAAGTAACGTAGAACGTTTTGCTCGCAACTTTGGCCTGGGACTAGTGAATAAAAGTCATTTTTTGAAGCAGCGCCTGATTCAACAGGCTCTTGGGGATAACAATCTTGAATAA
- the ychF gene encoding redox-regulated ATPase YchF yields the protein MSLKCGIVGLPNVGKSTLFNALTKAGIAAENYPFCTIEPNVGVVEVPDPRLAALAEIVSPERILPAAVEFVDIAGLVAGASKGEGLGNQFLANIRETDAITHVVRCFEDPNVIHVAGKIDPIADIGVIDTELALSDLATVEKTLNRSTKAAKSGNDKEAAALVAVLTKVQTHLDSALPVRSLKLTDEEKLLIKPLCLITAKPTMYVANVKEDGFTNNPHLEAVQQHAAKEGAPVVAVCAAIEAEIADLDDADKNAFLADLGMQEPGLDRVIRAGYALLGLHTYFTAGVKEVRAWTIRQGDTAPQAAGVIHTDFERGFIRAQTIAYPDFIQYKGESGAKEAGKMRAEGKEYVVKDGDVLNFLFNV from the coding sequence ATGTCTTTGAAATGTGGCATCGTCGGCCTGCCTAACGTCGGCAAATCTACCCTGTTTAATGCGCTTACCAAAGCTGGTATTGCGGCTGAGAACTATCCTTTTTGCACAATCGAGCCTAATGTGGGTGTGGTCGAGGTGCCTGATCCCCGCCTGGCTGCCTTAGCTGAGATTGTTTCTCCAGAAAGAATCCTCCCTGCCGCAGTGGAATTTGTTGATATTGCTGGATTGGTGGCTGGTGCCTCTAAGGGAGAGGGTCTAGGTAATCAATTCTTAGCCAATATTCGGGAAACTGATGCCATTACGCATGTAGTGCGTTGTTTCGAGGATCCCAATGTGATTCACGTGGCTGGCAAGATTGATCCCATTGCAGATATCGGAGTGATTGATACCGAGCTGGCCCTGTCGGATTTAGCAACAGTTGAAAAAACCCTGAATCGTTCTACTAAAGCCGCAAAGTCAGGAAATGACAAAGAAGCAGCTGCATTGGTGGCGGTTCTGACCAAAGTTCAGACCCATTTAGATTCTGCTCTGCCAGTTCGAAGTTTAAAACTGACTGATGAAGAGAAATTACTGATTAAGCCGCTATGTTTAATCACCGCTAAGCCCACTATGTATGTAGCAAATGTAAAAGAAGATGGCTTTACCAATAATCCTCATCTAGAGGCCGTTCAGCAGCATGCAGCAAAAGAGGGCGCGCCTGTAGTGGCAGTCTGCGCGGCGATTGAAGCAGAAATCGCAGATTTGGATGACGCTGATAAAAATGCTTTCTTGGCAGATTTAGGTATGCAAGAGCCAGGTTTAGACCGAGTCATTCGTGCAGGGTATGCGCTGCTGGGTTTACATACTTACTTCACGGCTGGCGTAAAAGAAGTGCGGGCTTGGACAATTCGTCAAGGAGATACGGCCCCGCAAGCGGCTGGAGTGATTCATACCGACTTTGAGCGCGGCTTTATTCGTGCCCAGACCATTGCTTATCCTGACTTTATTCAATACAAGGGCGAGTCAGGCGCTAAGGAGGCTGGCAAAATGCGTGCTGAAGGAAAAGAATATGTAGTGAAAGACGGAGATGTATTGAATTTCTTGTTCAACGTTTAA
- the trpC gene encoding indole-3-glycerol phosphate synthase TrpC, translating to MSDILDRIVATKRLEVARDTQKISLAQQRNKAESNNQDALMQPRGFVAAIEKKIANGKSAVISEIKKASPSKGILRENFQPAEIAQSYAANGAACLSVLTDADYFQGANSYLEAARAACHIPVLRKDFTIDPYQVYEARAIGADAILLIAAALDINQMKELELCAIELNLDVLVEVHNAEELEFALELKTPLLGINNRNLKTFEVSLQTTLSLLPLIPTGKTVITESGILNIENVKLMQDHDVHGFLVGEAFMRSEDPGVALNALFKCKD from the coding sequence ATGAGCGATATTCTTGACCGGATTGTGGCAACTAAGCGCCTCGAAGTTGCTAGAGATACTCAAAAAATCTCCCTCGCTCAACAGCGCAATAAAGCAGAGTCCAACAATCAAGATGCGCTGATGCAGCCACGTGGCTTTGTAGCCGCCATTGAGAAGAAAATCGCCAATGGGAAATCTGCTGTGATCAGTGAGATCAAAAAAGCCAGTCCCAGCAAAGGTATTTTGCGGGAGAACTTTCAGCCCGCTGAAATTGCGCAAAGTTATGCCGCTAACGGCGCAGCTTGTCTTTCTGTTTTAACTGATGCTGACTATTTCCAAGGAGCGAATTCCTATCTTGAAGCGGCTAGGGCAGCCTGCCACATTCCTGTCCTGAGAAAAGATTTCACGATCGATCCCTATCAAGTTTATGAAGCGCGGGCCATTGGGGCCGATGCCATTCTGCTTATTGCTGCAGCTCTGGATATCAACCAGATGAAAGAGCTTGAACTGTGCGCTATCGAACTAAACTTAGACGTGCTAGTGGAAGTTCATAACGCTGAAGAATTAGAGTTTGCACTTGAATTAAAAACGCCTTTACTGGGAATTAATAATCGCAATCTCAAGACATTTGAGGTGAGTTTGCAAACAACCCTCTCCTTGCTACCCCTGATACCTACAGGAAAGACAGTCATTACTGAGTCCGGAATATTGAACATTGAGAACGTCAAGTTAATGCAAGATCATGATGTTCATGGTTTTTTAGTTGGCGAGGCTTTCATGAGATCAGAGGATCCTGGTGTGGCTCTCAATGCACTTTTCAAGTGCAAGGACTGA
- the trpD gene encoding anthranilate phosphoribosyltransferase, which yields MMPITPQEALQRCIEHRELFHDEMTHLMRMMMNGEMSPTLVAGLLVALRTKKETVGEIAAAAKVMREFATPVQINNKAHLVDVVGTGGDGAHTFNISTAAMFVAAAAGAKIAKHGNRSVSSKSGSADVLEALGVNLNLTPERVSQCISDVGAGFMFAPNHHPAMKNVAPVRKELGVRTIFNILGPLTNPADAQHILMGVFHADLVGIQSRVLQALNMKHALVVYGRDGLDEISLEGPTLVGELKDGVVREYEIHPQDFGLSTALTSQFKVANAEESKQMILDVLNGKAGPAKDIVCLNAGATLYVADVSKDIASGITMAKQVIESGAALQKLNAFIAATQSN from the coding sequence ATGATGCCAATTACACCTCAAGAAGCTCTGCAACGTTGTATTGAACATCGCGAATTGTTTCACGATGAGATGACGCATCTGATGCGCATGATGATGAATGGCGAAATGTCGCCCACCTTGGTTGCAGGCTTATTAGTAGCCTTACGCACCAAGAAAGAAACCGTTGGTGAGATTGCTGCTGCTGCTAAGGTGATGCGTGAATTTGCTACGCCAGTACAGATTAATAACAAAGCACACTTAGTAGACGTGGTTGGGACTGGCGGTGATGGTGCCCATACTTTCAATATTTCTACTGCAGCGATGTTCGTTGCAGCTGCGGCTGGTGCAAAAATTGCTAAGCACGGCAATCGTAGTGTGAGCAGTAAATCCGGTAGTGCTGATGTTCTTGAAGCGTTAGGCGTCAACCTCAACCTAACACCAGAAAGAGTGTCTCAATGTATTTCTGATGTCGGTGCGGGTTTTATGTTTGCGCCCAATCATCATCCTGCTATGAAAAATGTTGCGCCGGTTCGTAAAGAGCTTGGCGTTCGTACCATCTTCAATATCTTGGGCCCCCTGACCAATCCTGCAGATGCTCAGCATATTTTGATGGGCGTTTTTCACGCAGACTTGGTTGGAATTCAATCGCGAGTCTTACAGGCTCTGAATATGAAGCATGCCTTAGTAGTCTATGGTCGCGATGGCCTTGATGAAATCTCTCTTGAGGGCCCTACCTTAGTTGGTGAACTCAAAGATGGTGTAGTTCGTGAATATGAAATTCATCCACAGGACTTTGGTCTAAGTACCGCTTTGACATCTCAGTTCAAAGTCGCCAATGCAGAAGAATCTAAGCAAATGATTCTGGATGTGCTCAATGGAAAAGCAGGTCCAGCTAAAGATATTGTTTGCCTGAATGCTGGAGCAACCCTCTATGTTGCTGATGTTAGTAAAGACATTGCCAGTGGTATTACCATGGCAAAGCAGGTTATTGAATCTGGTGCTGCCCTACAAAAGCTTAATGCATTCATTGCAGCAACCCAAAGTAACTAG
- a CDS encoding anthranilate synthase component II, translated as MLLMIDNYDSFTYNLVQYFAELGEEVKVVRNDEISVEDIAGLKPSRICISPGPCSPAEAGISVETIKRYAGQIPILGVCLGHQAIGEAFGGHIVRAQKVMHGKTDQIHHTGLGVFKNLPNPFKVTRYHSLAIEKSSLPAVLEITATSPDGEIMGVRHRQLAVEGVQFHPESILSEHGHALLKNFLQA; from the coding sequence ATGCTCCTCATGATTGATAACTACGACTCGTTTACTTATAACTTAGTTCAGTACTTTGCTGAGCTGGGCGAAGAAGTGAAAGTGGTGCGTAATGATGAAATTTCCGTAGAGGATATAGCCGGCCTGAAGCCAAGTCGTATTTGTATTTCTCCAGGGCCCTGCAGTCCAGCAGAGGCGGGTATCTCGGTAGAGACTATCAAGCGCTATGCGGGCCAAATTCCGATTTTGGGTGTGTGCTTAGGCCATCAAGCGATTGGTGAGGCTTTTGGCGGACATATTGTGCGTGCTCAAAAAGTGATGCATGGCAAAACTGATCAAATTCATCACACTGGATTGGGTGTTTTTAAGAACTTGCCAAACCCTTTCAAAGTGACCCGCTATCACTCCTTGGCAATTGAAAAAAGTTCTTTACCCGCAGTTTTAGAAATCACAGCGACCTCACCCGATGGTGAAATCATGGGTGTGCGTCATCGTCAACTCGCTGTAGAAGGGGTGCAATTCCACCCTGAGTCAATTCTGTCTGAACATGGACATGCTCTCTTGAAGAATTTTCTCCAGGCCTGA